In Leptolyngbya sp. SIO1E4, one DNA window encodes the following:
- the trxA gene encoding thioredoxin, translating to MAASQVTDSTFKPEVLESQVPVLVDFWAPWCGPCRMVAPVVDEIAEQYDGKVKVVKVNTDENPSVASQYGIRSIPTLMIFKGGQRVDMVVGAVPKTTLANTLEKYL from the coding sequence ATGGCAGCCTCACAAGTAACAGACTCAACCTTCAAGCCAGAGGTGCTTGAGAGCCAAGTTCCCGTTTTAGTTGATTTTTGGGCACCTTGGTGCGGCCCTTGCAGAATGGTTGCCCCTGTGGTTGATGAAATCGCTGAGCAGTACGACGGCAAAGTGAAGGTCGTTAAAGTAAACACTGACGAAAACCCGAGTGTTGCTAGCCAATATGGTATTCGCAGCATTCCCACCCTCATGATCTTCAAGGGTGGGCAGCGTGTGGATATGGTTGTAGGCGCTGTGCCTAAGACAACACTAGCTAATACCTTAGAAAAATATCTTTAG
- the fabI gene encoding enoyl-ACP reductase FabI, which produces MLDLTGKHALVTGIANNRSIAWGIAQQLHAAGADLGITYLPDDKGKMEKKVKDLVEPLNPSLFLPCNVQNEDQVNATFGAIKETWGKLDVLVHCLAFANREDLTGDFSNTSRQGFQTALDISAYSLISLAGAAKSLMTEGGSIVTLTYLGGARVVPNYNVMGIAKAALEMNVCYLASELGPHNIRVNGISAGPIRTLASSAVGGILDMIHHVEEVAPLRRTVTQAEVGKAAAFLCSDLASGVTGQILYVDSGYNIMGM; this is translated from the coding sequence ATGCTGGATCTCACTGGAAAACACGCACTGGTTACTGGCATTGCCAATAACCGCTCCATTGCTTGGGGCATTGCTCAACAGCTACATGCTGCGGGTGCTGACTTGGGCATCACCTATCTGCCCGACGACAAGGGCAAGATGGAAAAAAAGGTCAAAGATCTAGTCGAGCCGCTGAATCCTTCTCTGTTTTTGCCTTGTAACGTTCAAAACGAAGATCAGGTAAATGCAACCTTCGGGGCGATCAAAGAGACGTGGGGCAAGCTAGATGTGCTGGTGCATTGTCTTGCATTTGCTAACCGCGAAGACCTCACGGGTGACTTTAGCAATACCTCACGGCAAGGCTTTCAGACAGCGTTAGACATTAGCGCCTACTCCTTAATTAGCCTCGCTGGGGCCGCTAAATCCTTAATGACTGAAGGCGGCAGCATCGTGACGCTTACCTACCTGGGCGGAGCACGGGTTGTGCCTAACTACAATGTCATGGGCATTGCTAAGGCCGCCCTGGAAATGAATGTCTGCTATTTGGCCTCAGAGCTAGGACCGCACAATATTCGAGTTAATGGCATTTCCGCAGGGCCAATTCGGACGCTAGCTTCTTCTGCCGTCGGCGGCATATTAGATATGATTCATCATGTTGAAGAGGTTGCTCCCCTACGCCGCACAGTGACCCAGGCAGAAGTCGGTAAAGCAGCTGCGTTCTTGTGCAGTGACCTTGCCAGTGGTGTGACCGGGCAAATTCTATATGTAGATTCTGGCTACAACATCATGGGGATGTAG
- a CDS encoding GuaB3 family IMP dehydrogenase-related protein: MNIELGRGKSARRAYGIDEIALVPGTRTLDPKLADTRWQIGGIEREIPIIASAMDGVVDVTMAVKLSQLGALGVLNLEGIQTRYDDPAPILDQIASVGKDEFVTLMQKLYAEPIRPELIRQRIQEIKAQKGIAAVSSTPAGAANYGQVIAEAGADLMFVQATVVSTAHLSPASVTPLDLTQFCSEMPIPVILGNCVTYEVALNLMKAGAAGVLVGIGPGAACTSRGVLGVGVPQATAVSDCAAARDDYHRETGQYVTVIADGGLVTGGDICKCIASGADGVMIGSPFARAQEAPGRGFHWGMATPSPILPRGTRIRVGTTGTLEQILRGPAQLDDGTHNLLGALQTSMGTLGAKNLQEMQQVEVVIAPSLLTEGKVYQKAQQLGMGK, translated from the coding sequence GTGAATATCGAACTGGGTCGTGGAAAAAGTGCCCGCAGAGCCTATGGAATTGATGAAATTGCCCTTGTGCCAGGAACCCGGACGTTAGATCCTAAACTGGCGGATACCCGCTGGCAAATTGGCGGCATCGAGCGGGAAATTCCGATTATCGCCAGTGCTATGGACGGCGTTGTGGATGTAACCATGGCCGTCAAGCTCTCTCAGTTAGGAGCATTGGGTGTCCTTAATCTAGAAGGGATTCAAACTCGATACGACGATCCGGCACCCATTCTGGATCAAATTGCTTCGGTCGGTAAAGACGAGTTCGTGACGCTCATGCAAAAGCTCTACGCTGAGCCCATCCGACCCGAACTCATTCGTCAGCGAATTCAAGAGATTAAAGCTCAAAAGGGCATTGCAGCCGTCAGCTCTACCCCAGCAGGGGCAGCCAATTATGGTCAAGTCATTGCCGAAGCCGGAGCAGATCTAATGTTTGTTCAAGCTACGGTGGTTTCCACGGCACATCTGTCTCCCGCTTCTGTCACGCCGCTAGATCTGACCCAATTTTGCAGCGAGATGCCCATTCCAGTGATTTTGGGAAACTGTGTGACCTATGAAGTCGCGCTTAATCTAATGAAAGCCGGGGCAGCAGGTGTACTCGTGGGGATTGGCCCAGGGGCTGCTTGTACTTCTCGCGGTGTTTTAGGGGTCGGTGTCCCGCAGGCAACGGCGGTGTCTGATTGTGCAGCTGCGCGGGATGATTATCATCGAGAAACTGGACAATACGTGACTGTAATCGCCGATGGCGGCTTAGTGACCGGAGGGGATATTTGCAAATGTATTGCCTCAGGGGCTGATGGCGTCATGATTGGCTCTCCCTTCGCACGGGCACAAGAGGCTCCAGGAAGAGGATTCCATTGGGGAATGGCAACTCCCAGCCCTATTCTGCCGCGGGGGACACGCATTCGCGTGGGAACCACCGGGACTTTAGAGCAAATCCTCAGAGGCCCGGCTCAACTCGATGATGGCACCCACAATTTACTGGGCGCACTGCAAACCAGCATGGGGACGTTGGGTGCTAAAAATCTCCAAGAAATGCAGCAGGTAGAAGTTGTGATCGCGCCTTCTTTGCTAACGGAAGGAAAAGTTTACCAAAAGGCCCAGCAGCTAGGGATGGGCAAGTAA
- a CDS encoding vanadium-dependent haloperoxidase — protein sequence MESRRSQALNVRIEAAKVAFNREHPPHEANGEELQYRFAKPDSDASPEDVIRGGKPSHIANYTKGLPHREDDGLIADPADFQQFVRGIDSGDVRDFRDTPLGPLQRDDSGHVIAWGAQPGQPISWQSGFTNSETIRDAKGGSVPVRAWESQGAGNTFDLEGPDAQAVTMPPAPISDSEELIAEMAEVYEMGLLRDIPFAKFEHDADVQAAIFRLNQLAWFNGSHIAGLSPAAQARRRSQVTAETVFRGTTFGDAVGPYLSQFLCAGTPELGSSTGQTSESARAGLVQYGALVFQNKVRFATPYRDYMTTWEWWLDVQNGADLRGTESYEGDCSNPRYRFIATPRDLATYVHYDALYEAYLNACLAMLALKVPFDPGIPFQGTDILDHQQGFAHFGGPHILSLVTEVATRALKAVRFQKFNVHRRLRPEAVGGRLHRMKNSPGNPSFQPFEAMGDRLTQTGLLEAVCAHNQRQNTIQDGRQEDGETQSSYLLPMAFPEGSPMHPAYGAGHATVAGACVTILKAFFDHRYVLPRPYVYPAPCGQVLNVAEGTPDLTIEGELNKLASNISIGRNWAGVHYFTDYSESVRMGEQIAIGILEEQKLTYGENFSMTVPLYDGQTIRI from the coding sequence ATGGAATCACGTCGTTCTCAAGCCCTTAACGTTCGTATTGAAGCTGCCAAAGTTGCTTTTAATCGGGAGCATCCGCCCCATGAAGCCAATGGGGAAGAACTACAGTACCGGTTTGCAAAGCCAGATTCGGATGCAAGCCCAGAAGATGTTATTCGCGGTGGCAAGCCTTCTCATATTGCCAACTATACGAAAGGGCTCCCCCATCGAGAAGATGATGGTCTGATTGCAGACCCGGCTGATTTTCAACAGTTTGTCCGGGGGATTGACTCGGGGGATGTCCGTGACTTTCGAGATACTCCCTTAGGCCCACTACAAAGAGATGACAGCGGCCACGTGATTGCTTGGGGGGCGCAACCCGGGCAACCCATCTCCTGGCAGTCTGGGTTCACGAATTCTGAAACTATCCGTGATGCCAAGGGTGGATCTGTTCCAGTACGGGCCTGGGAAAGCCAGGGCGCCGGAAATACATTTGATTTAGAAGGGCCAGATGCCCAGGCCGTGACAATGCCACCTGCTCCGATCTCGGACAGCGAAGAACTCATCGCTGAAATGGCCGAAGTGTATGAAATGGGCCTTTTGCGGGATATTCCTTTTGCCAAATTCGAGCATGATGCCGATGTTCAAGCGGCAATCTTTCGCTTAAACCAACTGGCTTGGTTTAACGGTTCTCACATCGCCGGGCTGTCCCCTGCGGCCCAAGCGCGTCGTCGGAGTCAAGTCACCGCAGAAACAGTATTTCGCGGGACAACCTTTGGGGATGCTGTCGGTCCCTATCTATCCCAATTTCTGTGTGCTGGAACCCCTGAACTTGGCAGCAGCACTGGACAAACCAGCGAGAGTGCGCGGGCGGGTCTTGTGCAATATGGAGCCTTAGTTTTCCAAAATAAGGTTCGGTTTGCTACCCCCTATCGAGACTATATGACCACCTGGGAATGGTGGTTAGATGTTCAGAATGGTGCCGATCTCCGCGGGACTGAAAGTTATGAAGGGGACTGCTCTAACCCTCGCTATCGGTTTATCGCCACCCCTCGTGACTTGGCGACCTACGTTCACTATGACGCGCTTTACGAAGCGTATTTGAATGCTTGCTTAGCGATGCTGGCACTCAAAGTTCCCTTTGATCCCGGTATTCCTTTTCAAGGGACTGATATCCTTGACCATCAGCAAGGGTTTGCGCATTTTGGTGGGCCTCACATCTTGTCCCTGGTGACAGAAGTTGCCACCCGGGCCCTGAAAGCTGTCCGATTTCAGAAGTTCAACGTCCATCGTCGCCTCCGCCCTGAAGCGGTTGGGGGGCGGCTGCATCGGATGAAAAACTCTCCTGGCAATCCTAGCTTCCAGCCCTTCGAGGCCATGGGCGATCGCCTGACTCAAACGGGTCTTTTAGAGGCTGTCTGCGCCCATAATCAGCGACAAAACACGATTCAGGATGGTCGGCAAGAAGATGGTGAGACTCAAAGCAGCTACTTGCTACCCATGGCTTTTCCCGAAGGCTCTCCCATGCATCCAGCGTATGGGGCGGGTCATGCGACGGTTGCAGGTGCCTGCGTCACGATTTTGAAGGCGTTTTTTGACCATCGCTATGTCTTGCCTCGCCCATATGTGTATCCGGCTCCCTGCGGTCAGGTACTCAATGTTGCTGAAGGTACTCCAGATCTGACCATTGAAGGGGAACTCAATAAGCTCGCATCTAATATTTCCATTGGTCGTAACTGGGCTGGAGTGCATTACTTCACTGACTACTCCGAATCTGTACGAATGGGTGAACAAATCGCGATCGGCATCCTGGAGGAGCAAAAGCTTACCTACGGAGAAAATTTCTCAATGACGGTGCCCCTGTATGACGGTCAGACCATCCGAATTTAG
- a CDS encoding TrkA family potassium uptake protein — translation MNLSSLGFFRSLRTKNRQFAVIGLGRFGRAVCLTLNSLGYEVLGIDNNEQRVTQALADEIAAHALQLDSTQRPALKEAGIPDFDTVIVAIGNYIEESVITTLNIKELGVAYVVAKASSEIHGKVLKRVGADHVVFPEHEMGCALARSLTCPGILDRFELDPDNSIVELRVPGVFDQKTIAELDLRNKYGVTLLALSQPESAEKFEVNPSPVKRLKKGAVMVVVGSNRGLDRLPIYEG, via the coding sequence GTGAATCTATCTTCATTAGGATTTTTCCGTAGTTTACGTACGAAGAATCGACAATTTGCGGTGATTGGGCTAGGCCGGTTTGGCAGGGCTGTTTGCCTAACGCTAAACAGTCTCGGGTATGAGGTTCTGGGCATTGATAATAATGAACAGCGCGTGACCCAAGCGCTCGCCGATGAGATTGCTGCCCATGCGCTGCAGCTAGATTCAACCCAAAGACCGGCGCTGAAAGAAGCGGGCATCCCTGATTTCGATACGGTCATCGTGGCGATTGGCAACTACATTGAGGAAAGTGTCATCACAACCCTCAACATTAAAGAGTTAGGGGTTGCTTATGTGGTGGCAAAAGCCTCTTCCGAGATTCACGGTAAAGTGCTGAAGCGAGTTGGGGCTGATCATGTTGTCTTTCCAGAGCATGAAATGGGCTGTGCGTTGGCTCGATCCCTAACTTGCCCAGGCATTTTAGATCGATTTGAGCTAGATCCCGATAACAGCATTGTGGAGCTGCGGGTGCCTGGCGTTTTCGACCAAAAAACGATCGCGGAACTCGATCTCCGCAATAAATATGGTGTGACTTTGCTGGCGCTTAGCCAACCCGAGAGCGCAGAGAAATTTGAGGTCAACCCCAGCCCCGTTAAACGTCTCAAGAAAGGAGCGGTGATGGTGGTGGTGGGCAGTAACCGAGGGCTGGATCGTCTGCCAATTTATGAGGGCTAA
- a CDS encoding anhydro-N-acetylmuramic acid kinase — MRVIGLISGTSVDGIDAAIADIEGQGYVLNVQVIGGQTIAYPAALRQQILDVCAGQAIAMADLAGLDDAIAQIFAHAAQALIEQHGNVDLIASHGQTVFHRPPTQDHAAVPSNLGFSLQLGRGDVIAALTQHSTISDFRRADIAAGGEGAPLVPPVDLALLSHPKYWRCVQNIGGIGNVALLPPWNPTSHASPPQVIGWDTGPGNSLIDLAVEIFSAGQQTYDLDGAWAAQGTPCLALVDRWLQHPYFQQSPPKSTGRELFGPAFLADCLEEAQALELTPADVLATLTEFTVVSIVRSYHQFLPTLPDQVLLCGGGSYNCYLVQRLRLHLPNTDIQTTAAAGIPVGLKEAVAFAVLGYWRHHQFPGNLPSVTGATRPALLGTLHTPLADEVSELSRDAI, encoded by the coding sequence TTGCGTGTTATTGGATTAATCAGCGGAACGTCAGTAGACGGAATTGATGCGGCGATCGCAGATATTGAGGGGCAAGGCTATGTCCTCAACGTGCAGGTCATAGGTGGGCAAACCATTGCCTATCCTGCGGCGTTACGTCAGCAAATTTTAGATGTTTGTGCAGGCCAGGCAATTGCGATGGCTGATTTGGCTGGCCTCGATGATGCGATCGCCCAAATATTTGCCCATGCCGCCCAGGCATTGATCGAGCAACATGGCAATGTGGATCTCATCGCATCCCATGGACAAACGGTTTTTCACCGCCCTCCTACCCAAGATCATGCCGCTGTACCCTCAAACTTGGGGTTCAGCCTACAACTTGGCCGAGGGGATGTAATTGCGGCCCTGACCCAACACTCAACCATCAGCGACTTTCGCCGGGCGGACATCGCGGCGGGGGGGGAGGGGGCTCCCTTGGTGCCTCCGGTAGATCTGGCTCTGCTCAGTCATCCTAAATACTGGCGCTGTGTGCAAAACATTGGGGGCATTGGTAATGTGGCTCTGTTGCCCCCCTGGAACCCAACCAGCCATGCCTCGCCCCCTCAGGTTATCGGATGGGATACTGGCCCTGGTAACAGCCTGATCGATTTGGCCGTAGAAATCTTTTCTGCTGGACAACAAACTTACGATCTCGACGGAGCCTGGGCTGCTCAAGGGACTCCCTGTCTCGCCTTGGTGGACCGTTGGCTACAGCATCCCTACTTCCAACAATCTCCTCCTAAGTCTACCGGGCGTGAACTCTTTGGCCCAGCGTTTTTAGCAGATTGCTTAGAGGAAGCACAAGCCCTTGAATTAACCCCAGCAGATGTCTTGGCGACCTTGACGGAATTTACAGTGGTTTCCATTGTTCGGAGTTATCACCAGTTTTTACCCACCTTGCCCGATCAGGTGCTGTTGTGTGGCGGGGGTAGTTACAATTGCTACCTGGTTCAGCGCTTACGGCTACATCTACCGAATACCGACATTCAGACCACAGCGGCGGCAGGCATTCCTGTTGGCTTAAAAGAAGCGGTTGCCTTTGCGGTGTTGGGGTACTGGCGACATCATCAGTTTCCTGGGAATTTACCCAGCGTCACAGGTGCAACTCGACCGGCTTTGTTGGGAACCCTCCATACACCGCTTGCTGATGAAGTATCGGAATTAAGCCGAGATGCAATCTAG
- a CDS encoding response regulator: MRLSKFQRQEQGNKPKLLVVDDEPDNLDLLYRAFYREFKVLRAESGHAALAILAEQPDVAIVISDQRMPGMSGTEFLRQTAAKHPNIMRIILTGYTDVGDLVDAINEGKVFKYVTKPWEDEHLRAVVKQALETHQVLRARTEELQRSLRQESLLNAITHTIRSAASSQRMMQTIVETVGALMGSDICVVQPYYDPMPAIPDRFVYVSSDAAVASETLQNGEASLVWEVAEITVLTPVDFETSPEFVARRSTYEALNIQSTLLIPLMGQQTLIAVLALHHCGTPHEWSSSEMQLLVTMADQVGLALSQARTYEQMQALAQREHLLNTVTQAIRSSLEPQAIFAAITQELGQVLSVDSCVLSLWTASDEYMRCVGLYEGGENTATAAEELSNIAVHMGDDTLPRSQVPIRSNPLLQHLLANQQPLAIHDLSQHPEMAVQDPPPLRLAARSLLVVPLITEGQIIGSISLRHFHHPHTWSQDEISLAQSVAAQAAIAVQQSRLYQTTREQAEQLMALDRQKTEFFQNISHEFRTPLTLTLGPLEGAVNQGQGLDYEQSTVALRNARRLLRLVNQLLDLQRLDAGRMQPTFRPVNPEAFVDEIVTAFQPYCHRKGLHLVAQLSPCPTLYLDLEKFDKVLYNLLSNAVKFTPEGGTITVTLAPNASQCVLTVQDTGIGIREDQLPYLFERFRQADGSTNRRHEGTGLGLALVKELVALHHGRITVESTYREGSAFRITLPTGRHHLPSDQIVENAAFTETSRAVIELADIVLTEDVWHPTSSEQAVTVPPTTPHILVVDDNSDLRAYISNVLQRQGYQVRTAHCGAIALEMMQTYTPDLILSDLMMPGMSGLDLIYQVRQSDRLCSIPVVLLTAKVDDETRIEGVEQGADAYLGKPFNDRELLAEVRNLLALKANERRVAELNQYLTESVLRRFLPASLVNKAATGELQLDLKPEPRLITVLFSDIVGFTPLSNLLGSQRVAQLLNEYLAAMTDAIFASGGTVDKFMGDGVLALFGAPEDLPTAEQAQRALAAVNRMHAALADLNQQWQREGMQAIDVRYGIHQGDAVVGMFGSAVRADYTAIGACVNIASRLQEVADPNGVLVSWELAQHLPEAPILETRSVMLRGLTTPMQVCSIRLTTP; encoded by the coding sequence ATGCGGCTATCTAAATTTCAACGTCAAGAGCAGGGAAACAAGCCCAAGCTACTGGTTGTAGATGACGAACCAGACAACCTTGATCTACTCTACCGAGCGTTTTACCGAGAATTTAAAGTGTTGCGCGCCGAAAGTGGCCATGCAGCCCTGGCGATCTTGGCAGAACAGCCAGATGTCGCCATTGTGATTTCTGACCAGCGCATGCCGGGGATGAGCGGCACAGAGTTTCTGCGGCAGACGGCTGCGAAACATCCCAATATCATGCGGATTATTTTGACGGGTTACACCGATGTCGGTGATCTTGTGGATGCAATTAACGAAGGCAAGGTCTTCAAATACGTCACCAAGCCCTGGGAAGATGAGCATCTCCGGGCTGTCGTCAAGCAAGCCCTCGAAACCCATCAAGTGCTGAGAGCCCGTACCGAAGAACTGCAGCGCAGCCTGCGGCAAGAGAGCCTGCTCAATGCCATTACCCATACCATTCGCAGTGCCGCTAGCTCTCAACGCATGATGCAGACCATTGTAGAAACCGTCGGCGCGCTGATGGGGTCAGATATCTGCGTTGTGCAGCCCTACTATGACCCAATGCCTGCGATTCCTGATCGCTTTGTGTACGTTTCCTCTGATGCGGCAGTTGCCTCAGAAACGCTACAGAATGGTGAGGCTTCTCTGGTGTGGGAGGTCGCCGAAATCACGGTCTTAACCCCGGTCGACTTTGAGACGAGCCCAGAGTTCGTAGCCCGTCGGTCGACCTATGAAGCACTCAATATTCAATCGACACTGCTGATTCCCCTCATGGGGCAGCAAACTTTAATAGCTGTCTTAGCATTACACCATTGTGGAACACCCCATGAGTGGAGCAGTAGCGAAATGCAGTTACTGGTCACCATGGCTGATCAGGTGGGTCTGGCCCTGTCTCAAGCGAGAACGTACGAACAGATGCAAGCCCTGGCCCAACGCGAACATTTGCTCAACACCGTGACCCAGGCCATTCGCTCCAGCCTGGAACCCCAGGCTATCTTTGCTGCCATTACGCAAGAATTGGGTCAGGTGCTCAGCGTTGATAGCTGTGTCCTATCTTTATGGACTGCCTCGGATGAGTACATGCGATGTGTGGGCTTGTATGAAGGGGGTGAAAACACGGCGACTGCAGCGGAAGAATTGTCCAACATCGCTGTGCACATGGGGGACGATACCCTGCCCCGATCTCAGGTGCCGATTCGCAGTAATCCGCTCTTACAGCACCTCTTGGCCAACCAGCAGCCTTTGGCAATCCATGACCTCAGCCAGCACCCAGAGATGGCAGTGCAAGATCCCCCGCCCTTACGATTAGCGGCGCGATCGCTCTTAGTGGTACCGCTGATCACTGAAGGGCAAATTATTGGGAGTATTTCTCTCCGCCATTTTCATCACCCCCACACCTGGAGCCAGGATGAAATTTCGCTAGCACAATCGGTGGCAGCCCAGGCTGCGATCGCAGTGCAGCAATCTCGGCTGTATCAAACTACCCGAGAACAGGCAGAGCAGTTAATGGCCTTGGATCGCCAAAAAACTGAATTTTTTCAAAACATTTCCCATGAGTTTCGTACCCCCCTCACCTTGACCTTAGGCCCTTTAGAAGGAGCTGTGAATCAAGGCCAAGGCCTGGACTACGAGCAGTCCACCGTTGCCCTGCGCAATGCTCGCCGACTGCTCCGCCTCGTGAATCAACTCTTAGACTTACAGCGCTTAGATGCTGGGCGCATGCAGCCTACGTTTAGACCGGTTAATCCAGAAGCCTTTGTAGACGAGATTGTGACGGCCTTTCAGCCTTACTGTCATCGCAAAGGGCTCCATCTTGTTGCCCAATTATCTCCGTGCCCCACCCTCTATCTGGACTTAGAAAAGTTCGACAAGGTTCTTTATAACCTGCTGTCCAACGCGGTTAAATTTACCCCAGAAGGGGGCACGATCACCGTCACGTTGGCTCCTAATGCTAGCCAGTGCGTTTTGACGGTACAAGATACTGGTATCGGGATTCGAGAGGATCAGCTGCCTTATTTGTTTGAGCGCTTTCGCCAGGCAGATGGATCGACCAATCGCCGCCATGAGGGGACTGGGCTGGGGTTAGCCCTCGTGAAAGAACTGGTTGCATTACACCATGGGCGTATCACCGTGGAATCGACTTATCGCGAGGGTTCGGCGTTTCGCATCACCTTACCGACAGGACGTCATCACCTACCCAGCGACCAGATTGTTGAAAATGCTGCCTTCACAGAGACAAGCCGCGCCGTGATTGAGTTAGCGGATATTGTCCTCACAGAGGATGTATGGCATCCAACGTCTTCAGAACAGGCTGTGACGGTTCCTCCCACGACCCCTCATATTCTGGTGGTCGATGACAACAGCGATTTACGCGCGTATATTTCCAATGTCTTACAGCGTCAAGGGTATCAAGTTCGGACGGCGCACTGTGGCGCCATTGCCCTGGAGATGATGCAAACTTACACGCCCGATCTGATCCTCAGTGATTTAATGATGCCTGGCATGTCTGGGTTAGACCTGATTTATCAAGTCCGTCAGAGCGATCGCCTGTGCAGTATTCCCGTGGTGTTGTTGACGGCCAAAGTAGATGATGAAACCCGTATTGAGGGGGTTGAACAGGGCGCTGACGCCTATCTGGGCAAGCCCTTTAACGATCGAGAACTGTTGGCAGAAGTCCGCAATCTGCTGGCATTAAAGGCGAATGAGCGGCGCGTCGCTGAACTCAACCAATATTTAACAGAGTCGGTGTTGCGACGATTTTTGCCGGCGTCTTTGGTCAATAAAGCTGCAACGGGTGAACTTCAGCTTGATCTCAAACCTGAGCCGCGCTTGATTACCGTACTGTTTAGCGACATTGTTGGGTTTACACCCTTGTCTAATCTGCTGGGTTCTCAACGGGTTGCACAGCTCTTGAACGAATATCTAGCGGCCATGACCGATGCCATTTTCGCCAGCGGTGGCACTGTGGATAAGTTTATGGGGGACGGTGTGTTGGCGCTATTTGGGGCACCGGAAGATTTACCCACGGCAGAACAAGCACAGCGAGCTTTGGCCGCGGTGAACCGTATGCATGCAGCCTTAGCTGACCTCAATCAACAGTGGCAACGGGAGGGAATGCAAGCGATTGATGTGCGCTATGGCATTCACCAAGGGGATGCGGTGGTAGGCATGTTTGGTAGTGCCGTACGGGCGGACTACACCGCGATCGGCGCGTGTGTCAACATTGCATCTCGTTTGCAAGAAGTGGCTGATCCCAACGGCGTGCTGGTTTCTTGGGAATTGGCACAACACTTGCCTGAAGCACCCATTTTAGAAACCCGCTCTGTGATGCTGCGGGGCCTCACAACGCCGATGCAGGTTTGTAGCATTCGCCTGACTACGCCATAG
- a CDS encoding glutathione S-transferase family protein, which yields MLTVSLKLVIGNKNYSSWSLRAWLYLKESQLPFEEIQLSLFTSQWESAIKKYTPAGRVPVLLEGDIRVWDSLAIMEYVREHYPNAIGWPRDRACNAHARSIAAEMHSGFLAIREELPQNVRICQQRSRDDFSSVAQAQIHRVETLWQDCYRQYGGPWLCGDFSIADVMYAPVALRFVTYSIQLNADAQTFVEAVQGLDSIQAWIQAAAAEPEDLPFIDTLQPASNTPLSFG from the coding sequence ATGCTCACGGTGTCTCTCAAGCTAGTAATCGGTAATAAGAATTATTCTTCCTGGTCATTACGGGCATGGCTTTATCTCAAGGAGAGCCAGTTACCCTTTGAGGAAATTCAGCTGTCCTTATTTACAAGCCAGTGGGAATCAGCCATTAAAAAGTACACCCCCGCTGGACGCGTGCCCGTCTTGCTTGAAGGTGATATCAGGGTTTGGGATTCTCTAGCAATTATGGAGTATGTGCGAGAGCATTATCCAAATGCTATAGGTTGGCCTCGCGATCGCGCCTGTAATGCTCATGCCCGCTCTATCGCAGCAGAAATGCATTCTGGGTTTCTCGCGATTCGCGAGGAACTGCCCCAAAATGTGCGGATATGTCAGCAGCGATCGCGAGATGACTTTTCCAGCGTTGCCCAAGCTCAAATTCATCGAGTGGAAACTCTCTGGCAAGACTGCTATCGCCAATATGGGGGGCCGTGGCTGTGTGGAGACTTCTCGATCGCAGATGTCATGTACGCCCCAGTTGCCCTGCGGTTCGTCACTTACAGCATTCAACTTAATGCCGATGCTCAGACGTTTGTTGAGGCAGTGCAAGGGCTAGATTCTATACAGGCCTGGATACAGGCGGCGGCGGCAGAGCCGGAAGATTTGCCCTTCATTGATACCCTGCAACCCGCTAGCAACACCCCGTTATCTTTTGGATAG